A genomic window from Micromonospora ferruginea includes:
- a CDS encoding ABC transporter permease yields MGTVIVLITLLVGLLSGLAAGLGRQNTSAITGLPADRIAFGGPQPSYADSTVTGRQWQRWADTPGVTAAEPLGIGTTRVTAAGRSAAVTVFGVRAGSRLAPGDLDDGTVVLSTPAAGDLGLRAGDRLTVAGRELTVAAVRGDASFSHTPVVWTSLDSWRRTADAGADTATVIALRTRAGVDVAAADRAAGTRTVRTGDSLDAIGSYRSENGSLQLMRGFLFVISALVVGAFFTVWTIQRSGDVAVLKALGASTATLLTDALGQAGVLLVGGTALGTGLAAGLGALVSGSDVPFVLTPATVAVPAAVTILLGMLGAALSVRRITAVDPLTALGSAR; encoded by the coding sequence ATGGGAACCGTCATCGTGCTGATCACCCTGCTGGTCGGCCTGCTGTCCGGCCTGGCCGCCGGGCTCGGCCGGCAGAACACCTCCGCGATCACCGGCCTGCCCGCCGACCGGATCGCCTTCGGCGGCCCGCAGCCGTCGTACGCCGACTCGACCGTCACCGGACGGCAGTGGCAGCGGTGGGCCGACACACCGGGCGTCACCGCCGCCGAGCCGCTCGGCATCGGCACCACCCGGGTCACCGCCGCCGGCCGCAGCGCCGCCGTCACCGTGTTCGGCGTCCGGGCCGGCTCCCGCCTCGCCCCCGGCGACCTCGACGACGGCACGGTGGTGCTGTCCACCCCGGCCGCCGGCGACCTGGGCCTGCGCGCCGGCGACCGCCTCACCGTGGCCGGCCGGGAGTTGACCGTGGCGGCGGTGCGCGGCGACGCCTCGTTCAGCCACACCCCGGTGGTGTGGACCAGCCTCGACTCGTGGCGGCGGACCGCCGACGCCGGCGCGGACACCGCCACCGTGATCGCGCTGCGCACCCGCGCCGGGGTGGACGTGGCCGCCGCCGACCGGGCCGCCGGCACCAGGACCGTCCGCACCGGCGACTCGCTGGACGCGATCGGCTCCTACCGCTCGGAGAACGGCTCGCTCCAGCTCATGCGCGGCTTCCTGTTCGTCATCTCCGCGCTCGTCGTCGGCGCCTTCTTCACGGTGTGGACGATCCAGCGCAGCGGCGACGTGGCGGTCCTGAAGGCCCTCGGCGCCTCCACCGCCACCCTGCTCACCGACGCGCTCGGGCAGGCCGGCGTCCTGCTGGTGGGCGGGACCGCGCTCGGCACCGGCCTGGCCGCCGGACTCGGCGCGCTCGTGTCCGGCTCCGACGTGCCGTTCGTGCTGACGCCCGCCACCGTCGCCGTACCGGCCGCGGTGACGATCCTGCTCGGCATGCTCGGCGCCGCCCTGTCCGTGCGCCGCATCACCGCCGTCGACCCGCTGACCGCCCTGGGGAGCGCCCGATGA
- a CDS encoding ABC transporter ATP-binding protein — protein MSLDLTDVTLTYPDGDTRLTALDRVSLSVARGHLTAVVGPSGSGKSSLLAVAATLVTPDAGTVDVDGVATAGKGRGALAALRRRAIGIVFQQPHLLPSLTAVEQLQVMATLDGRSPAGARDRARELLDAVGLAAQAGRRPHQLSGGQRQRVTIARALMNDPGVLLVDEPTSALDHERGAAVIDLIGRLTRERGTATVLVTHDRDHLAAADRTVEMRDGRLHEVA, from the coding sequence ATGAGCCTCGACCTGACCGACGTCACGCTCACCTACCCGGACGGCGACACCCGGCTGACCGCGCTCGACCGCGTGTCGCTCTCGGTCGCCAGGGGCCACCTGACCGCCGTCGTCGGGCCGTCCGGCTCGGGCAAGTCCAGCCTGCTCGCGGTCGCCGCCACGCTCGTCACCCCGGACGCCGGCACGGTCGACGTCGACGGCGTCGCCACCGCCGGCAAGGGCCGCGGCGCGCTGGCCGCCCTGCGCCGGCGCGCGATCGGCATCGTCTTCCAGCAACCCCACCTGCTGCCGTCGCTGACCGCCGTCGAGCAGCTCCAGGTGATGGCCACCCTGGACGGCCGGTCGCCGGCCGGGGCCCGGGACCGGGCGCGGGAGCTGCTCGACGCGGTCGGACTCGCCGCCCAGGCCGGCCGGCGGCCGCACCAGCTCTCCGGCGGCCAGCGCCAACGGGTCACCATCGCCCGCGCGCTGATGAACGACCCGGGCGTCCTGCTGGTCGACGAGCCGACCAGCGCGCTCGACCACGAGCGGGGCGCCGCCGTCATCGACCTGATCGGCCGGCTCACCCGCGAGCGGGGCACCGCCACGGTGCTGGTCACCCACGACCGCGACCACCTCGCCGCCGCCGACCGCACAGTGGAGATGCGCGACGGCCGCCTGCACGAGGTGGCCTGA
- a CDS encoding hemerythrin domain-containing protein, which yields MRDGEQTRLVAWSRELRGVHERLREALRVTREALAEGGPAGSATRDLLLFCHGFCAALTAHHEGEDRELFPVIAERHPELRDTLRRLRQDHSMIGHLLSGLAAAVARDAPPAELTRHLEGVAAIMESHFRYEERQLLVVLETLALDADPTAVLGPL from the coding sequence ATGCGTGACGGCGAGCAGACCAGGCTGGTGGCCTGGAGTCGAGAGTTGCGCGGTGTGCACGAGCGACTGCGCGAGGCGCTACGGGTGACCAGGGAGGCGCTGGCCGAGGGTGGGCCGGCCGGGTCGGCCACCCGCGACCTGTTGTTGTTCTGTCACGGGTTCTGTGCCGCGTTGACCGCGCACCACGAGGGGGAGGACCGGGAGCTCTTCCCGGTCATCGCCGAGCGGCATCCGGAGCTGCGGGACACCCTGCGCCGCCTGCGGCAGGACCACTCGATGATCGGGCACCTGCTGTCCGGGCTGGCCGCCGCGGTGGCCCGGGACGCCCCGCCGGCGGAGCTGACCCGGCACCTGGAGGGCGTGGCCGCGATCATGGAGTCGCACTTCCGGTACGAGGAGCGCCAACTGCTCGTCGTGCTGGAGACGCTGGCGCTGGACGCGGATCCGACCGCGGTGCTCGGTCCCCTGTGA
- a CDS encoding cellulose-binding domain-containing protein, with protein sequence MINRRRRTALWTSAAAAGTLVASGLAIGATAAQAAAGCRIDYAVTAQWSGGFTANVNLTNLGDPLNGWAVTWSFAAGQTVSQAWGADITQSGASVRAANVSYNGSLGTNATTSFGFNGGWNGASNPKPTSFAVNGVACTGGAIPTDPGATSTPPPGPTTPAPTTPAPTAAPPTTPPPTGGAVYAAPNGTAGAAGTQANPTTVAAAITRVGAGGTVYLRGGTYNLAQTVTVAAGNDGTSSARKNLYAYPGETPILNFSAMGEDPANRGLALNASWWHVRGIVVERAGDNGIFVGGSNNVIERTVTRFNRDSGLQLSRISSSTPRDQWPANNLMVSVESHDNADSDGEDADGFAAKLTVGGGNVFRYAVSHHNIDDGWDLYTKTDTGAIGAVTIEDSLSYNNGTLSNGTQNTNGDRNGFKLGGEDIAVNHTVRRTIAYRNGKHGFTYNRNPGTMTISNNLSIDNTERNFSFDAGTSVFRGNTSCRSGSGSNDKTVGNVDASNQFWSGANGSRCATYAGALGWSFAADGRLTVTLAGRVVSL encoded by the coding sequence ATGATCAACCGACGGCGCCGTACGGCGTTGTGGACGTCCGCCGCCGCGGCGGGGACGCTCGTCGCCTCCGGCCTCGCCATCGGCGCGACCGCCGCCCAGGCGGCCGCCGGCTGCCGGATCGACTACGCGGTCACCGCGCAGTGGTCCGGCGGCTTCACCGCCAACGTCAACCTCACCAACCTCGGTGACCCGCTCAACGGCTGGGCCGTCACCTGGTCCTTCGCCGCCGGGCAGACCGTCAGCCAGGCCTGGGGCGCCGACATCACCCAGTCCGGCGCGTCGGTCCGGGCCGCCAACGTCAGCTACAACGGCAGTCTCGGCACCAACGCCACCACCTCGTTCGGCTTCAACGGCGGCTGGAACGGCGCCAGCAACCCGAAGCCGACGTCGTTCGCGGTCAACGGCGTCGCCTGCACCGGCGGCGCGATCCCCACCGACCCGGGGGCGACCAGCACCCCACCGCCGGGCCCGACGACCCCGGCCCCCACCACGCCGGCCCCCACCGCCGCGCCGCCGACGACCCCGCCGCCGACCGGCGGAGCGGTGTACGCCGCGCCGAACGGAACCGCGGGCGCGGCCGGCACCCAGGCGAACCCCACCACGGTCGCCGCGGCGATCACCCGGGTCGGCGCGGGCGGAACCGTCTACCTGCGTGGCGGCACCTACAACCTGGCCCAGACGGTCACCGTCGCCGCCGGCAACGACGGCACCTCGAGCGCCCGCAAGAACCTGTACGCGTACCCGGGCGAGACGCCGATCCTCAACTTCTCCGCGATGGGCGAGGACCCGGCCAACCGCGGGCTCGCGCTGAACGCGTCCTGGTGGCACGTGCGGGGGATCGTGGTCGAGCGCGCCGGGGACAACGGCATCTTCGTCGGCGGCAGCAACAACGTCATCGAGCGGACGGTGACCCGGTTCAACCGCGACTCCGGCCTGCAACTGTCCCGGATCTCGTCCAGCACCCCGCGGGACCAGTGGCCCGCCAACAACCTCATGGTCAGCGTCGAGTCGCACGACAACGCCGACTCCGACGGCGAGGACGCCGACGGGTTCGCCGCCAAGCTCACCGTCGGCGGCGGCAACGTCTTCCGGTACGCCGTGTCGCACCACAACATCGACGACGGCTGGGACCTCTACACGAAGACCGACACCGGCGCGATCGGCGCGGTGACCATCGAGGACTCCCTGTCGTACAACAACGGCACGCTGAGCAACGGCACCCAGAACACCAACGGCGACCGCAACGGCTTCAAGCTCGGCGGCGAGGACATCGCGGTCAACCACACCGTCCGGCGCACCATCGCCTACCGCAACGGCAAGCACGGCTTCACCTACAACCGGAACCCCGGCACGATGACGATCTCCAACAACCTGAGCATCGACAACACCGAGCGCAACTTCTCGTTCGACGCCGGCACCTCGGTCTTCCGCGGCAACACGTCCTGCCGCAGCGGCAGCGGCTCGAACGACAAGACGGTCGGCAACGTCGACGCCTCGAACCAGTTCTGGTCCGGCGCCAACGGCTCCCGCTGCGCCACCTACGCGGGTGCCCTGGGCTGGTCCTTCGCCGCCGACGGCCGCCTGACCGTCACCCTGGCCGGCCGCGTGGTCTCCCTGTAA
- a CDS encoding ABC transporter ATP-binding protein, giving the protein MRADGLRGSVLRLGYHGTTVVHDADIALRPAAVTALVGPNGSGKSTLLRGLARLHPLEHGEIVLADGTPARTLSARDFARRVTLLAQSRPTPSGVTVRDVVGYGRHPYRQRWRAGDPDGPAAIDRAMAVTGVDAMAARPVDELSGGELQRVWLATCLAQDTAVLLLDEPTTFLDLRYQVEILDLVRELADTAGVAVGVVLHDLNQAAAVADEVVLLHGGRVRGTGTPREVLTEAALTEAYGIRVEVTVDPVTGLLSTRPVGKHHKS; this is encoded by the coding sequence GTGCGGGCCGACGGCCTGCGGGGCAGTGTGCTGCGGCTGGGCTACCACGGGACCACGGTGGTGCACGACGCCGACATCGCGCTGCGACCGGCGGCGGTGACCGCCCTGGTCGGCCCGAACGGCAGCGGCAAGTCGACGCTGCTGCGCGGGCTGGCCCGCCTGCACCCGCTGGAGCACGGCGAGATCGTGCTCGCCGACGGCACCCCGGCCCGGACGCTGTCCGCCCGCGACTTCGCCCGCCGGGTCACCCTGCTGGCGCAGAGCCGCCCCACCCCGAGCGGGGTCACCGTCCGAGACGTGGTCGGCTACGGCCGGCACCCGTACCGGCAGCGGTGGCGGGCCGGCGACCCGGACGGGCCGGCGGCGATCGACCGGGCCATGGCGGTGACCGGCGTCGACGCCATGGCGGCCCGGCCGGTCGACGAGCTGTCCGGCGGCGAGCTGCAACGGGTCTGGCTGGCCACCTGCCTGGCCCAGGACACCGCGGTGCTGCTGCTGGACGAGCCCACCACGTTCCTCGACCTGCGCTACCAGGTGGAGATCCTCGACCTGGTCCGGGAACTCGCCGACACCGCCGGCGTCGCCGTCGGCGTGGTGCTGCACGACCTCAACCAGGCCGCCGCCGTCGCCGACGAGGTCGTGCTCCTGCACGGCGGGCGGGTGCGCGGCACCGGCACGCCGCGCGAGGTGCTCACCGAGGCGGCGCTCACCGAGGCGTACGGCATCCGGGTCGAGGTGACCGTCGACCCGGTCACCGGCCTGCTCTCCACCCGCCCCGTGGGCAAACACCACAAGTCCTGA
- a CDS encoding iron-siderophore ABC transporter substrate-binding protein, translating to MLRTRITLLVAAATALLVAGCGTTEAPAAAPSTSGAAVTGPVTVTDSRGKAITLKNPAAKVVGLEWGEVEMLVGLGVMPVGVADPKGYATWVTAAPLDPGVKDVGTRGEPSVDAVVALQPDLVVMEAERGAAIVAQLEKYVPVLVTKGSDASDNLGRMRSDLTMIATATGRTAQAEKLLADFDAALADGRKKIADAGAAGRQFAFADGWKEGSTVSIRMFGQGALVSQLGISLGLKNAWTGKTDAMWGLGQTDVEGMTVLKGQDLHFFYNASDGQDVFADGLAGNAIWRSLPFVQQNKLHKMPNGIWTFGGTLSAKQYVDQLVAVYTA from the coding sequence ATGTTGCGTACCCGAATCACCCTGCTGGTCGCCGCCGCGACCGCGCTGCTGGTCGCCGGCTGCGGCACCACCGAGGCGCCCGCCGCCGCCCCGTCCACCTCCGGCGCCGCCGTCACCGGCCCGGTCACCGTCACCGACAGCCGCGGCAAGGCGATCACCCTGAAGAACCCGGCCGCCAAGGTCGTCGGCCTGGAGTGGGGCGAGGTCGAGATGCTCGTCGGCCTCGGCGTGATGCCGGTCGGCGTGGCCGACCCCAAGGGGTACGCCACCTGGGTCACCGCCGCGCCGCTCGACCCGGGCGTCAAGGACGTGGGCACCCGGGGCGAGCCGAGCGTCGACGCCGTCGTGGCGCTCCAGCCGGACCTGGTGGTGATGGAGGCCGAGCGCGGCGCGGCCATCGTCGCCCAGTTGGAGAAGTACGTGCCGGTGCTGGTCACCAAGGGCAGCGACGCGAGCGACAACCTCGGCCGGATGCGGTCCGACCTCACCATGATCGCCACCGCGACCGGGCGCACCGCGCAGGCGGAGAAGCTGCTCGCCGACTTCGACGCCGCGCTCGCCGACGGCCGCAAGAAGATCGCCGACGCGGGCGCCGCGGGCCGGCAGTTCGCCTTCGCCGACGGCTGGAAGGAGGGCAGCACCGTCTCGATCCGGATGTTCGGCCAGGGCGCGCTCGTCTCCCAGCTCGGCATCTCGCTCGGCCTGAAGAACGCCTGGACCGGCAAGACCGACGCGATGTGGGGCCTGGGCCAGACCGACGTCGAGGGGATGACCGTCCTCAAGGGTCAGGACCTGCACTTCTTCTACAACGCCTCGGACGGGCAGGACGTCTTCGCCGACGGTCTCGCCGGCAACGCGATCTGGCGGTCGCTGCCGTTCGTGCAGCAGAACAAGCTGCACAAGATGCCAAACGGCATCTGGACGTTCGGCGGCACCCTCTCCGCGAAGCAGTACGTCGACCAGCTCGTCGCCGTCTACACCGCCTGA
- a CDS encoding iron ABC transporter permease has product MITTVRPEPATRPAPVGPPPTRRRVAGAFLLAAVLLTAITAVHLTQGTSTVGAADLLRLLTGADDETARVLVASRLPRLLTGLAVGVALGFAGAALQSTTRNPLASPDTLAVNAGAHLAIVSTAAFGIALPALPAGGLAFCGGLVAAGLVMLLSTGGQAATTRLILAGSATAMALASLTMLLLLLFEQATIGLFAWGNGSLVQGDLVAFTQLAPVVAVAALVLVALGRRLDLLALGDDTATVLGLDVRRTRLSVVLLAVLLSAAAVTLAGPIGFVGLAAPVIVRLLGRWVPEVHRHRVLLPLSGMVGVVIVLGSDVLLRAVLGGQAGVDVPTGVVTTLFGAVLLVWLARRHRDAGPTRQPPGGHAAVRSGAFHTAVVAACAVACVAAVVLGMLAGDTMVLLGDVVNWVRGNTGPAYTFVLDTRWPRVAAAALAGAALALAGTTVQAVCRNPLAEPGILGITGGAGIGAVSLLTFAPTAGVLALSGAAGLGAVVAFTLVYGLARRRGLNSDRLVLIGFAVWQGGAAVITFIVVSSDPWNTGKALTWLSGSTYGRTAEQVLPVALALLVAVPAVAAVRRELDLLALDDDTPRVLGVRLERARLVALGLAALLTATAVSAVGVIGFVGLVAPHAARALVGGRHTRVLPVAVLLGATLVSLADTLGRTVIAPAQVPAGLVTALIGTPYFVWLLWRSRAAHR; this is encoded by the coding sequence ATGATCACCACCGTTCGACCGGAGCCGGCCACCCGGCCGGCCCCGGTCGGGCCACCCCCCACCCGTCGCCGGGTCGCCGGCGCGTTCCTGCTCGCCGCCGTGCTGCTCACGGCGATCACCGCGGTGCACCTCACCCAGGGCACCTCGACGGTCGGGGCGGCGGACCTGCTCCGGCTGCTCACCGGCGCCGACGACGAGACCGCCCGGGTGCTGGTGGCCTCCCGGCTGCCGCGCCTGCTCACCGGGCTGGCCGTCGGTGTCGCGCTCGGCTTCGCCGGCGCCGCCCTGCAGTCGACCACCCGCAACCCGCTCGCCTCGCCGGACACGCTCGCCGTCAACGCCGGCGCGCACCTGGCGATCGTGTCCACCGCCGCGTTCGGCATCGCGCTGCCCGCGTTGCCCGCGGGCGGGCTCGCGTTCTGCGGCGGGCTCGTCGCGGCCGGCCTGGTGATGCTGCTGTCGACCGGCGGCCAGGCCGCGACCACCCGGCTGATCCTGGCCGGCTCGGCCACCGCGATGGCGCTCGCCTCGCTCACCATGCTGCTCCTGCTGCTCTTCGAACAGGCCACCATCGGGCTGTTCGCCTGGGGCAACGGCTCGCTCGTGCAGGGCGACCTGGTGGCGTTCACCCAACTCGCCCCGGTGGTCGCGGTCGCCGCGCTGGTGCTCGTCGCGCTCGGGCGCCGGCTGGACCTGCTCGCCCTCGGCGACGACACCGCCACCGTGCTGGGGCTCGACGTGCGCCGGACCCGGCTGTCCGTGGTGCTGCTCGCGGTGCTGCTCTCCGCCGCCGCGGTCACCCTGGCCGGGCCGATCGGCTTCGTCGGCCTCGCCGCGCCGGTCATCGTCCGGCTGCTCGGCCGCTGGGTGCCCGAGGTCCACCGGCACCGGGTGCTGCTGCCGCTGTCCGGCATGGTCGGTGTGGTGATCGTGCTCGGCTCCGACGTGCTGCTGCGGGCCGTGCTCGGCGGTCAGGCCGGCGTGGACGTGCCGACCGGCGTGGTCACCACGCTCTTCGGCGCGGTGCTGCTGGTCTGGCTGGCCCGCCGGCACCGCGACGCCGGTCCCACCCGGCAGCCGCCGGGCGGCCACGCGGCCGTACGCTCCGGCGCGTTCCACACCGCCGTGGTCGCCGCCTGCGCGGTGGCGTGCGTGGCAGCGGTGGTGCTCGGCATGCTGGCCGGGGACACCATGGTGCTGCTCGGCGACGTGGTCAACTGGGTGCGGGGGAACACCGGGCCGGCGTACACCTTCGTGCTGGACACCCGCTGGCCGCGCGTCGCGGCGGCGGCGCTGGCCGGCGCGGCGCTCGCGCTGGCCGGCACCACCGTGCAGGCGGTGTGCCGCAACCCCCTCGCCGAGCCGGGCATCCTCGGCATCACCGGCGGCGCCGGGATCGGCGCGGTCTCGCTGCTGACGTTCGCCCCGACGGCCGGTGTGCTCGCGCTCTCCGGCGCCGCCGGGCTCGGCGCGGTCGTCGCGTTCACGCTGGTCTACGGCCTGGCCCGACGTCGCGGGCTCAACTCCGACCGGCTCGTGCTGATCGGCTTCGCGGTCTGGCAGGGCGGCGCGGCGGTGATCACGTTCATCGTCGTCTCGTCCGACCCGTGGAACACCGGCAAGGCCCTGACCTGGCTGTCCGGCTCCACCTACGGGCGTACCGCCGAACAGGTGCTGCCGGTGGCGCTGGCGCTGCTGGTCGCCGTTCCGGCGGTCGCCGCGGTCCGCCGGGAGTTGGACCTGCTGGCGTTGGACGACGACACGCCCCGGGTGCTCGGGGTGCGGTTGGAGCGCGCCCGGTTGGTCGCGCTCGGCCTGGCGGCGCTGCTCACCGCCACCGCCGTGTCGGCGGTCGGCGTGATCGGCTTCGTCGGCCTGGTCGCGCCGCACGCGGCGCGGGCGCTGGTCGGCGGCCGGCACACCCGCGTGCTGCCGGTCGCGGTGCTGCTCGGCGCCACCCTGGTCAGCCTCGCCGACACGCTCGGGCGCACCGTCATCGCGCCCGCGCAGGTCCCGGCCGGCCTGGTCACCGCGCTGATCGGCACTCCCTACTTCGTCTGGCTGCTGTGGCGCTCCCGCGCCGCCCACCGATGA
- a CDS encoding siderophore-interacting protein has product MTSTVALAPWRVFTVEVRALRRLGPSFLRVTFTGADLDRFADNGYDQRIKVALPVADGVPVELPDGPDWYQRWRVLPADRRNPIRTYTVRAARPEACEVDVDLALHGDGGPATRWARRARPGDRLALVGPDAGWPGEHGGVEFRPPAGATLLLAGDETAAPAICAILDRLPADAHGHALVEVPEAGDVLPCRVPAGVTVTWLPRAGAPHGARLTPAVTALAARLLPAPVEPPAGAPPAGPPPADVDVDREILWEVPERPDGAALYAWLAGEAGMIRGLRRHLVTDRGLDRRAVAFMGYWRAGRAEC; this is encoded by the coding sequence ATGACCAGTACCGTGGCCCTCGCGCCGTGGCGCGTCTTCACCGTCGAGGTGCGCGCGTTGCGCCGGCTCGGCCCGTCGTTCCTACGGGTGACGTTCACCGGCGCGGACCTGGACCGGTTCGCCGACAACGGGTACGACCAGCGGATCAAGGTGGCGTTGCCGGTCGCCGACGGGGTGCCGGTGGAGTTGCCCGACGGGCCGGACTGGTACCAGCGCTGGCGGGTGCTGCCGGCGGACCGGCGCAACCCGATCCGCACCTACACGGTCCGGGCGGCCCGCCCCGAGGCGTGCGAGGTGGACGTGGACCTGGCGTTGCACGGCGACGGCGGCCCGGCGACCCGCTGGGCGCGGCGGGCCCGCCCCGGTGACCGGCTGGCGCTGGTCGGCCCGGACGCCGGCTGGCCCGGCGAGCACGGCGGCGTCGAGTTCCGGCCGCCCGCCGGTGCGACGCTGCTGCTGGCCGGCGACGAGACCGCCGCGCCGGCGATCTGCGCGATCCTGGACCGGTTGCCGGCCGACGCGCACGGCCACGCCCTGGTGGAGGTCCCGGAGGCGGGCGACGTGCTGCCGTGCCGGGTGCCGGCCGGGGTCACCGTGACCTGGCTGCCCCGGGCCGGCGCCCCGCACGGCGCCCGTCTCACCCCGGCCGTGACGGCGCTCGCCGCCCGGCTGCTGCCCGCCCCGGTGGAGCCGCCGGCTGGGGCGCCGCCGGCCGGCCCGCCGCCGGCCGACGTGGACGTCGACCGGGAGATCCTCTGGGAGGTGCCGGAGCGGCCCGACGGCGCGGCGCTCTACGCCTGGCTGGCCGGCGAGGCGGGGATGATCCGGGGACTGCGCCGGCACCTGGTCACCGACCGTGGGCTCGACCGGAGGGCCGTGGCGTTCATGGGCTACTGGCGCGCCGGCCGGGCCGAGTGCTGA
- a CDS encoding helix-turn-helix transcriptional regulator, with protein sequence MSGANATATRRHELSTREPDVAHHAIAEAYAEHRPRFAGSRRDFRFLLRTVQAGPLGLDRIVHSMDAQARTGPYPDFMTVHVLRGRFRFRDGDEELLAPAGTVARYPTRPSVLGWTDVVGTMIRLPHAQVATVAAARTGIPERDFRFLGLAPVSAGMARGWARLSVFLHRTGDDGLDQPLVRASLIGLVATTALAVFPNTTMTAAYVPQPRQVASAVVRRAQAYLHERAAEPITVPQVATACGVGPRGLQAAFQRHVGQSPLAYLRRVRLDRAHRDLLAAEPGGADTVARIALRWGWASPGRFAAAYRETYGRSPGETLRE encoded by the coding sequence ATGAGCGGAGCGAACGCCACGGCGACGCGGCGACATGAACTGAGCACCCGGGAGCCCGACGTCGCCCACCACGCCATCGCCGAGGCGTACGCCGAACACCGGCCGCGTTTCGCCGGTTCGCGACGTGATTTCCGCTTCCTGTTGCGCACCGTGCAGGCCGGGCCGCTCGGCCTGGACCGGATCGTGCACTCGATGGACGCTCAGGCGCGCACCGGGCCGTACCCCGATTTCATGACCGTGCACGTGCTGCGCGGCCGGTTCCGGTTCCGCGACGGTGACGAGGAGTTACTGGCGCCGGCCGGGACCGTCGCCCGCTACCCCACCCGCCCGTCGGTGCTGGGCTGGACCGACGTGGTCGGCACCATGATCCGGCTGCCGCACGCGCAGGTGGCGACGGTCGCCGCCGCCCGGACGGGGATCCCTGAACGCGACTTCCGGTTCCTGGGCCTGGCGCCGGTGTCGGCCGGCATGGCGCGGGGCTGGGCACGGCTGTCGGTGTTCCTGCACCGCACGGGCGACGACGGCCTCGACCAACCGCTGGTGCGGGCGTCCCTGATCGGTCTGGTGGCGACTACCGCGCTCGCGGTCTTCCCCAACACCACCATGACCGCCGCCTACGTGCCGCAGCCGAGGCAGGTCGCGTCGGCCGTGGTCCGCCGCGCCCAGGCCTACCTGCACGAGCGCGCCGCTGAGCCGATCACCGTGCCCCAGGTCGCCACCGCCTGCGGCGTAGGGCCACGCGGTCTGCAGGCCGCGTTCCAGCGACACGTCGGCCAGAGTCCACTCGCCTACCTGCGTCGGGTGCGGCTGGACCGGGCGCACCGGGACCTGCTGGCCGCCGAACCGGGCGGGGCCGACACGGTCGCCCGCATCGCCCTCCGCTGGGGCTGGGCGAGCCCCGGCCGCTTCGCCGCCGCCTACCGCGAGACGTACGGCCGGTCGCCCGGCGAGACGCTGCGGGAGTGA
- a CDS encoding helix-turn-helix transcriptional regulator, protein MTTGADIVPVVRHELVTREPDVACQAILALTGHQAILGSPRHDFRFALRTTQAGPLGLDRMAHLMEARSQTGPYADFMAVHVVRGRLGLASGQADVRTPPGSVRTSAPTPSWVSWTDLSGMVVRLPIERVALVAAVRAEPAPPTFRFLGPTPVSPAMVQAWVRLSSFLHGLSDDALGQPLVQASLVDLAATTALAVFPNTTMTAGYLPQPSRVAPAVVRRARAYLDEHAAEPVTVAQVAAACGVGARALQAAFQRHVGQSPLTYLRQVRLARAHRDLTAADPAEGATVAAVARRWGWANPGRFAAAYREEYGRQPSETLWD, encoded by the coding sequence ATGACCACCGGGGCAGACATCGTGCCGGTGGTCAGACACGAGCTGGTCACCCGCGAACCGGATGTCGCATGTCAGGCCATCCTCGCGTTGACCGGGCATCAGGCGATCCTCGGCAGCCCTCGCCACGACTTCCGTTTCGCGCTCCGGACCACGCAGGCCGGCCCGCTCGGTCTCGACCGGATGGCGCACCTGATGGAGGCCCGCTCGCAGACCGGGCCGTACGCCGACTTCATGGCCGTACACGTGGTGCGGGGTCGGCTCGGGCTCGCCTCCGGACAGGCAGATGTGCGGACGCCACCGGGCAGCGTCCGCACCTCCGCGCCCACCCCGTCGTGGGTGTCCTGGACCGACCTGAGCGGCATGGTCGTCCGGCTACCGATCGAGCGGGTGGCGCTGGTCGCGGCCGTTCGAGCGGAACCCGCTCCGCCGACCTTCCGATTCCTGGGGCCCACGCCGGTCTCGCCCGCGATGGTTCAGGCCTGGGTACGGCTGTCGTCGTTCCTGCACGGGCTGTCCGACGACGCACTGGGGCAGCCGCTGGTGCAGGCGTCCCTGGTCGACCTGGCGGCGACCACCGCGCTCGCGGTGTTCCCGAACACCACCATGACGGCCGGCTACCTGCCACAGCCGAGCCGCGTAGCACCGGCCGTGGTGCGCCGCGCCCGGGCGTACCTCGACGAGCACGCCGCCGAGCCGGTGACCGTGGCCCAGGTCGCCGCCGCCTGCGGCGTCGGGGCACGCGCGTTGCAGGCCGCGTTCCAGCGGCACGTCGGCCAGAGCCCGCTGACCTATCTGCGCCAGGTCCGGCTCGCCCGCGCCCACCGCGACCTGACCGCCGCCGACCCGGCCGAGGGTGCGACGGTGGCCGCCGTCGCCCGCCGTTGGGGCTGGGCGAACCCCGGCCGCTTCGCCGCCGCCTACCGCGAGGAGTACGGCCGGCAGCCCAGCGAGACCCTGTGGGACTGA